The genomic stretch CTTCCTCTAGGCTCGCGTCATCGATGAGCCCGAATCGGCGAAGTCTCACCGCCACGGCCAAAGTGCTCACGCGGAAATGTGCGGCAAGTTCTTCGATAAACGCTTTGACATCGGCATAATCACGCGCAAGCGTCAGGAACTCGTCGCGAGGCATCAGGAACTCAGCGGCGAAGTTGTTAGCCAGGGCTTCTTCAAAGACCCTGTCCTGTAGAGTGCATAGGCCGCTAGTACGATTTATCAGGTGCGCGACCTCATGGAACAATGTAAAGGTTTTCCCTGCTGGGCTGTCGGCTCCGTTAACCACAATTACAGGCAGATGCTCATGGTGTAAGGAAAACCCTCGAAAGCTTGTAAGAGAGATTCCCGTCGTCTGCAAGACTAGAAGGCCATGAGTTTCTAGAAGCAACCTCCAGTCGCTGAACACAGACGCGTTTGGGCCAGACTTAGGCACATAGTTCTGAGTCAGTCCCAGCTCTTCTCGAAACTCCCTTGCTTGGCTGGCGAGGTTATCCCAACGAATCGGCCCCACTGGAAGACGGAGTACCTGCCTGTCGGCGAGTTCGAGCATAGCGTTGCGGTGCTGTTCAGCTCTGCGCATCTCTTTGGCCAAGTCGGATGTCAAAGTCTCGCCTGGGCGGCCACGAAAGTCGGCTGTCGCAGGCACATCCGGAACACTTGGAGGCGGCGCGAAGAAGAATCCTAGGGCACGGTCCAGCTTCTTTGCCATGAGCGTGAGCTGTCGAAACGTTGGAAGCGCGTCCCCACCCTCGAAGTCCACGATGCGCTCGGGCTTCACGTTCAGTGCCCTTGCTAGGTCCGATACGCTCACCTGGCCAACTTGTCTTGCCCACTTGAGGGCAACCGGGTTGATAGGCGCCCTGGCCGCCATCCTGCTACCCTCCATCCTCCGTCGGCTCTGCCCATCTTAGAGCAAGACACCGACCCTTCTGAGTCGAGGGGTGACCATCGAGCTTAGATGGGTTGCCCGGAGCCCATCTGGCGTCCGCACTTCGCCCGTCCAGTTGGTCTCTACCGCAGCTGCGAGTCGTCTCTTTTCTCATGACCTTGCGAGACAGCGCGCGTTTGTGTTGACCAAGGTGGAGGTTCCAGTCTCGGCGCGAGAGAAGCCGTCTCATATCCCCGTCTCAACAGATATTGATTCCAACTCGTGAGACGCACGGGTATTTGAGACAGGAGATTAGTGATGGCGATTCTTGGCTACGCGAGGGTTTCGACGTCCACCCAAGCCCGTGAGGGCTATTCGTTACAGGACCAAAAAGACCGCCTGAAGACAGCTGGAGCTACGAGAGTGTTTGATGATGCCCTGAGTGGCAAGGACCGTCAGAAGCCCGGATTGGAGGCTTTGTTGGGACATCTGCGCCCCGATGATGTCGTACTCTTAGTGAAGCTTGACAGACTGGGACGCTCGCTGTCCGACCTCTCAAGTTTATTGAGGGAAATTGAGGAAACTGGGGCGACTCTCCGAACCTTGGACGGCTTGGACACCGGCACGGCTCAAGGGAGACTGCTCTTTGGGGTCCTAGCTAGCATTGCAGAGTTTGAGAGGGAGATGATTCTGGAGCGGACAGCTATCGGCCGAGCCAGAGCTGCGGAGCTTGGGAAGACTGGGGGCAGACCGAGCGTCGTCAATGAGGCGCTGGTTCGCAGAGCAGCAGAGTTGCATGGCAATCCCTCCCTTACTGCGGGTGAGGCTGCCCGTGCTCTGGGGGTATCCCGAGCAACCTTCTATCGTCTGCTCAGGGCGTCTGGTGGCAAGCCAAATGATTGCCCCTTTGACTCCAGATGAGTGGCAGTGGAGTCCTTGGGTCCTGTGCCCAGGCCTGGACAATGCTGGGATGCTGGCTGCTCTTTTGCCGTGCAGATACTGAGGGGGCTTCTCCAGAGGAGGCCGAGCTGCCCCATGGCCTTACCCACCTCCGCCCTCCGTGATGCCGCCTGGCCGGACCATGCAGCCAGCCCAAAACCCCTGAAAGAACCTGGGGTTCTGGACCGGTTGTCACTGAGTGCAGGTCAGCGTTTGCGGTTCTGGTGGTGTTCCTTGTCCTTGTCCAAGCAGATGGTGATGCCGGTGCCGTCCATGCCTAAGATGTGCCATCGGGCGCCCCTAGTCAGCTCGCTGAAGTCTTTGAGAAACCTCAGTCCAGCTTCCCCGTAGAGCACCCAAGGAAACATCAAAGTTACCTCTGGTCTTCTTAGGTCCCCGGAGTTGCCGCCTTCAAGCTGCCCGGGGTCACACGGGATGGCCCTGGCCACCGCCGACCTAACCTCTTCCATCCAAACCATGACGCGGGCTTCGGCCTTACCAGCAGATATCCCCATGCCCCAGGCGAAGACCACCAAGACCAAGGTAATGAAGATGGTGGGGGTGGTGGCCCTGGTGGCTCCGGTGATGATGGCCAAGACCCAAGCCGCTCCTGCGCCGATAGCCCAAACTTTGCCTGAGGTTGTCTGCCTTGCCGCCAGGATGGCCCTGGGAAGGATGCTGAAAGCAGATACAGGAGTGAAGGTAACCCACTTCATAGTGGAGGCCGCCAGGGTGAAGCCCCAGAAGAGCGTGAAGAAGACCCAGCCGGGAAGGAAGGAACCGTTCTGGGTTGCGAGTTGCATGGCCACCGCCACCACCAGCCCGAGGAGCGCGAAGAGGATGAAAAAGAGGGCTACTAGCCGCCTCGTTCCCCGTCGCGGGTCCTCTCCGGTGGCTATGCCCGCCGCCAAACCGCCTGCGAATGCTCCCAATGACATGACTATCCCTTCAAGTATTGCCGCTTTAGAGCGGCATCCACGCTAGGATAGCACATGCTTGCCGCCCTAGAGCGGTAGAACGTGCCGCTTCAAGGCGTCAGACTTAGGGGATGCCTACTTCGCTCCCCTTGGATACCGAAACGTTGAGGAGAGTCATGGGGTTCCGGGAGCAGATGGGGAGGCGAATCCGCGAGAGACGGCTAGCGCTGGGGCTGAGCCAGGAGAGTCTCGCAGCAGCGGCGGGCTGGGGTCGCCATCACTTGTCGAGGGTCGAGCTGGGTCAGGTCTCCACCGCTGCCGAGCGGCTAATCACCATGGCCGAAGCGCTGGGCTGCTCCATCCACGAACTCGTGCCGGACCTCCCTGACCTTGAGGAGCGCACAGAGAGCGATTCTGAGTCTTCCTGAGCCCTGCCCCTGATGTTCTGCCTAGGATGAGCACTTTTTGAGAAATCTTCTCAGAAACTGCGAAAGTGACCCTGAATGGGGCCGGTAGAACCTGCCGCATCCCGGGGTGTTCCAGGATGCGATTTCAGGTATCGGGCTGGGGTGGCTACTTGCCCCTCGGGAAGTAGTTCAAAGCATCAATACCCTGCTTCTGATGCCACTCGACGGAACTCTGATTCAAAGGCCAGATTGAGGCTAGGTTGATGGGCTCATTCAAGTGCTCAACTCGGAATGCTTCTGGCATCCAGAGCTGGTTCATGGCATGTACTGCTCGAGCATGGGGTGTGGCATCCCTTGGCAGGGCATAGTCGGTTTCCCGGTCAGCCCTCCAAAGACTCCAAAGCGGTGCCATGCCCGCGTAATCTGCCAGCGCATCCGGGAGGGGCTCCTGAGGTGGCTCTGCGGGCCTGCCGAAAATGGCTCCGAGGAACTCCATCGCTTCCTTCTTTTGGCCTGCGCTCGGGTGGGTGTAGACCGCTTGGAGCGTGTTTCGCCTGTCGACCGCGTGACCCGTAATGGCCGAAATCACAACCGCCGGGAAGTTTCGACGGCCCAGCTCGGTGGCGCAGACATGTCGCAAGTCGTGTTCCCGCACCTGCTCGCCATCTCCATATTTTTCCAAGAGGCGCTTCCAGGCGGCATTAACATTCTGGCGGCGGAGCGGTCCCCCCTTGCTGCTGGCGTAAAGGTAGGTGCTCTGCTCAAATAGCGGGGAAAACATCGCCCCAGATGGCCCCATGTTCGGCCGGTCCCAGCGCTGAGCATGGGCTTCCATCTTCCGCCGAAGCTCCCCAATGGTTCCGGCTTGCTCAGCCAGCTTCACGAGGTGGATAGCCCGCCGGAGATAGAGGGCATCCAAGTGAGGTGCTGACACCATCGGAAGGGGGAGTCTCCTGGGCTCAGAGTTCTTCTTGAGGGGCTGCAAGCTGAGGTCCTCAGCCAACTGCCTGTCAACCGTAATGACTGGCTGCGGTAGGCGGTTCTTCCCATGGCGCAACGCGGTCGCAATGGAGCAGTGACGGATGGCCAGTCTCTCCGAGGTTCTGAGGCCAAACCCCAGCAGAAAGCTTGTCAAGTAGGCCTTATAGGGGATTTCCTGCATCAGCAGGGTGATGAATCGCGCCGCCCCTTCCCTGGCCGCGAACTGCGCTCCAACGGCTTTGGACAGCTTCTTGGTGCGCTCGATGGACGCCATGGGGTCGATGACCAGCTTCCCTTCGGCCAACTGCTTGTGGAAGGCCTGCGCCAGGAGCCCTTCTATCGTGGTTAGCGGGGTGGTCCCAAGGAGAAGAGTACCGTCCTTCCCCTTCTTTGCCCGCAGTTGGTCGAGAAACCTTTCGATGTCTTTAGGGGAAATGGCATCCATCGGCATCTTGGCCAAGGCGCTAGGCATGATGTGGTTTCGGAGCAAACCCCGGTAGCGGGGGTACGTACCCCCGCTGAGCTTGCCAGCCTTGTGCCGGGTCTCGATGAGGGACTCCACGGCCTCTCCAAGGGGCTTCAGTACGCCCTGAGGTGTCGCGGAGTCCTTTGGTGCCAGAAGAACATCGATGAAGGAGGCTCCCAGCGCTGCCTCGGCACTGGCCCGCAGCTTGGCGGCTTCCTCCTGCTGACCAAGAGCCTCCAGCTTGAGCACCAACCGGGCCACAGCCATGGGGATGGTGGTGCCCTTGGCCTTGACCCTCGACCCCCCAGTGCCTCCGGGCCAGCTCACTGCTCGAAAACTCCGCGTTCCTTGGGAAGTTTTTGGGCGTTCGATGGTGCAGGATAGCCCCCAGCTGCTCTTCCTTGGCATGGGACCATGGTAGACCCTGTTAGCCCCCTTTGTTAACCCCCCTACTGCCCATTACCCGATTCTCATAGTTCTCAAATATCCTTGTCAAAGCAGGTTCACGCCCTCACGAGTTCGAATCTCGTATCCTCCGCCACAAGAATCACATCTTCCCGAGCCCCGGTGTCCACACCGGGGCTCGGTCTTTCCCGGAGAACCTCCCGCCCTACCCAGGTTCACCGGCCTTCCCGCGACCCACCGACCCATCCGACGCAAACACCAGCCTTGAGTTCGTCCGCTGACCTTCCTGCGTAAACACCAGCCTTACGGCCATCCGCCAGCGCTACAGCGCAAACGTCCGACCACAAGACAAGCGCTCGGCACTTAGACAGGCGCTCGGCGTCACCCGTGTCCCTTGGACCACCCCGGACGATCCGCGACTGCCAGAGCCGCAGGCACCATGGCCGCCACCACGTCATCCAGCCAGGCAGGCATCGGCCCAGTCCCCGCACCGAGGAAAGGACGCACCAGCCCGTAGGTAGTCTGCTGGACCGCGATCCGTACCAGTTCGAGGGGCTCCAGGGACCCAAAACGCCGCCGGGTCAACTCCCCCATCACCGCAAAGACCTCATCGTTGAGCCCCCGGACCGCCTCCCGCAAGTCGTCGGGACAGGCGGCGAGCTCACCATCTCCGGTCTCCAGGCGCGCCATCACGTCCTCGTGTCGGGAAAGCGTCAAGGCCCTGGCCTCACCGGGCTGCTCGCGGCAGTAACGGGGAATGGCAACGGCAGCCGCGGTGAGCGCCTCCCCGGGATCCCGGGACGACCCGGCGGCAGCCAGGAAGTCAACCTGGAATCGCCTGATGCTGCGCACCCACAACGCCAGCAACAACACCTCCCGGTTCGCGAACCGGTAGTAGAGCGACCCGACCCCACCCCCCACAGCAGCCGCAATATCAGCGGTGGTGGCCGCCTTCCCATCCCGCGCAACAACCACGAGAGCAGCATCCAGCAGCGCGTCTTCACTGAACTTCGGCGGCCTTCCCACGGCAGCAAGCGTACCCACCCCCTGCTAGTTTTTGAGCATGAAATCAAAAAAATTCCCTCTGGTGGGCTGGAGTCTCGTGCTCATCGGAATCATTCACAATCTCTTCGGCGTCATCGCCGGATGGCGGCTTCTGGTCGACGCGACGAACGCAGGCCTGATGGGGGTCTGGGACACCCCACCCTCCAGAGGCCTGATTTTCTGGTTCCTGGTGACGGGATTCGCGTTGATCGCCATCGGCCTGCTCGCCGCGCAACTGGAACGCTCGGGGGTGGCCATCGCCTGGTCCTTCATCGTGTTCTTCGGCCTGTTGACGCTGACCGGGGTGGTTCTCATGCCGGCCTCGGGCTTCTGGTTGCTGCTGTTCCCCGTCGCAGCATCGATCCTTCGCCGCACCCGCCACTACCCCCAAGAGAACACCCAGCCCTGACACAAAACCCCGACACCGTTCACTGACTAACGCATGCCATTGCCCACTCACCCCATTAGGATGTCGACCAAGGAGGCGAGATGGCGACTGAGGAGAACCTGGCACAACAGAGGCAACTCTACGGAGAACCGCTCGCCGACATCACAGGGCGCGTTCGGAACAGCCTGAACCTGACGCAGGCAGGCCTGGCGCAGATCCTGGGCCTGTCCGCCCCCATGATGTCCCAACTGCTGTCGGGCCAGCGCGCCAAGATCGGCAACCCGGCTGTTCTCGGGCGCCTGCAGGCCCTCGTGGAGCTGTCCCGGCAGGCCGCAACCCTGACGGCGACGCAACGCACGGAACGCCTCAAGGAGATCCAGGAAGCCACGCCCACGATCTCCACATCCCTGAACCCTGCCGTCCGAGAGCTGCACAACGCGGCACCGCCGGAGGAACTGCTGCGACTCGCAGAATTCACCACGTCCCCCGAGCTGACGCGCCTGCTGAGGATTGCGGCACGGCATGGGTGAAGTTTTCGGAGGACGATATGAGCTGATCGACCTGCTCGGCGAGGGCGGCATGGGCGCGGTGTGGCGCGCCCGCGACCTGAAGCTGAACCGGATCGTCGCCGCCAAGGTGCTACGCCAGTCGGACGCATCGGCTCTGCTGCGCTTCGTCCGGGAGCAGGGACTCCGGGTGAACCACCCCAACGTGATCGCCCCACTCGGGTGGATCGGCGAGGACAACCAGGTACTGTTCACCATGCGCATCGTCGCCGGAGGCTCACTGGCGACACTGATCGGCGACCACGGCGCCCTGCCTCCCCGCTTCGCCGCCGAGATCCTGCGACAGCTCCTGGCCGGCCTCCAAGCGGTTCACGCCGCCCACTTGGTGCACCGAGATGTCAAACCGGCGAACATCCTCCTCGATGCCACCGGATCAGATCGCCCCCACGCCTATCTCACCGACTTCGGGATCGCTGTCGATCTCACCGGGCCGCGCCTCACCGAGACCGGCCTGGTTCACGGCACTCCCGGCTACCTGGCCCCTGAGCTACAGAATTTCGGGGATGTGACCCCCGCGGTGGACATGTTTGCGGCCGGCATGGTGGGCGCCGCAATGCTCACGGGAGCTCGCCCTCGCGACCTCGGCATCGACTCCACCACCCCCACTCCCGAGGGAATACCCGAGAGCCTCTGGTCCCTGATCCGCGACCTCATCAACCCCGACGCCGAAGCACGTCCGTGCATGACAGAGGCCCTGCACCGCCTGGAGACCCCTGAACTGGCGTGGCAGGACGGCGCCGCCGAGTACGTCGAGGTGTTCCATCAACTCGAACCCCTGGACCCCACAAGCCCACACACCTCGTCACAGGGCTTCGAACATTCGGGAACGCTGCTGTCCCCATACGTCACCTCCTTCCCGACGCCTTCCTCCTCTCAATTTCCGCAGCGGACGCCCACCACCGACCGCATCCCGCGGCCGACCCCTCCGACCGGCCAGCTCCAGCAGGCGCACCCCGGATACGCCCAGTTCCGCAGCCCTCACACCTCCACGGCCCTACAGGCCCAGCCCTCCGTCACCCCTCTCCACACCCAATCACCACAATCACTGCCAATGCTTGCTCAGGCCGAAAGCCCCGCCCCGCGGCGAAAAGGCAGAGGAAAACGCCACACCTCCGACTGGGTGCTGTTCGCAGCCTCCGTGGTGGCCTTCATCGCTGGCGTCGTCTTGTTGGTGTTCTGGTACGTGATCTAGGACAGCGCCACCCAAGCGAGGACCGAGAACGGGCAACGACTCTCCCCCGGCGATCGGTCGGGACCGCCGCCACCCCGCATCACGGGTTCGGGTGGCTTCAGCCTCTCCGCCGCAACAGCACGGAGGCCACAGCTCCGCCACTGAGCACGACAATCGCACCGCCGCCCCCGAAGAACGCCAAGGACTTGACGTCGACCGATGCGGTGGCTTGATCCGACCAGGCCCATCCTGGGTCCCCCGCGACCCCATCGGCCTGCTCACGCCCCGGCTCCAGCTCCGGGGCATCAGCCGGGGTTCCCTCACCCCGTACCGCGGTGTCCGCGACCGTGTACCCATGCACCGTTTCGGACCCGAGCTGCTGAAGACTCGCTTCCAGCGAATCGGCGTCCTTCGCGTCGTAATAGCTGCCACCGCCCGCTTCAGCCATACAGGACAGTTGCTGACGCACCTTGTCGCCCACACCGAAACCGACGATGTCGATCTGAGGACTCACGCCGTCCGCAACGAGGTCCCGCACCTCCCCACAGGGATCCGACGAACAGGTCTCCTCCCCGTCCGAAACGAGGATGATACGCCGCTTGCCACTGTCTCCCAGGTCCTTGGCACCTTCCTTCAGCGCATACACGATGGGCGTGCTGCTACCACGGGGATGAAACTGGTTAACCGCATTGGTCAGGACCGCTTTGTCCAGAGCCCCAACAGGATGGGCCAGCCGGGAATCTGCACAGGAACCCGATGTGCTATTCACGTCGACATCCGCCCCGTACACCCTGAGCCCGACCTCGACATCCGAGGACGCGGTGTCGAAAGCGTGAACGAGAGCATTCTTGGCGGCATCCATTTTGGTTTCACCAGACGGGTCCACGTCCTCCATCGACCCCGAGGAGTCCAGCATCAGCAACACCTTGGGCGCGACGTCATCCCCGCGCACAGCAGACATCAGGAAGCCACACACGGCAACCAGCAACAGGGCCCCGCAGGCCGCCGCCAGGCGGTGGTATCGGTTCATTGGCACACCTCCCATGTCTTTGCAACTGCGAACTTAAGCTTCGCTGCCGCAAATGTCAAGCCTCCGGGAGCGGCGCGTCAGCACCCGCAGGAGGTCACCGCCGGTCCACCATCCTCGACGAACCGCGAAGAACACCACAAACTCCACATAGATGAAAACGTGCACATCTCTTGTTCACCAGTCATCGACTTTTCAACGCCTCGGAACATTTTTCGGCACATCTCACACGGACCAACCAAGCCTCTTTCTCGCGAGAAGGACAGTGACTTTCGATGGCACCACTAAAGCGGAGCTTTAAACTTTTGACAACCATCCACTTCTATCGCCAAACTTCTAATATGACCGTACCGCTCAGGGCGCTGGACACCAGCACCAGACCGCAAAACCAAAGGAAGACCATGTCGAGGATTGAACAGATCCAGCAGCACCTACAAAGGCTCGTCGCTCTCACCCCTGACCTCGAGGGAGCACTTCTCGTCACCCTCGACGGCCTGCCCATCGCATCGGCCCTCGCAGGAGGCACGGACGAGGACCGCGTCGCCGCCATGGGCGCGGCCGCACTGGCCACCGGCACCCGCACCGTCAGCGAGCTGAAACGAGGAGAGCTGGAACAGGTTCTCGTAAAGGGCAGCGATGGCTACATCGTCCACATCGCGGCCGGCCCCGAGGCAGTCCTGATCGGTATCTCGAACGGCTACGCGAAACTCGGCATGATCCTCTTCGAAATGAAGGCGACTGCCAAGGACCTCGCTCGCGAACTCGCATGAAAACCCTGGGGGACATGACCTGTCCGGGACGGGCCATGCGCTGGACCTACTACGACGGCAGCAGTCGTCAGGTGGTGGTCACCGATGTGGAAACCCGCTTCCCGACGGGCGAATTGATCGTGTCGCAAACCGACCGGGACGGGGTGATCACGACGTGCAACGAAGCGTTCGTGATCATGTCGGGTTTCCCCAAGGAAGAACTCATCGGAGCACCCCACTCGATCCTGCGTCACCCAGACATGCCCAAAGCCGCGTACGCGGACCTGTGGTCCACCGTCCAGCAGGGAAAACGTTGGAGCGGATACGTGAAAAATCTCCGAGCCGACGGTGGCTACTACTGGGTTTATGCCACTGTGATTCCGAAGGTACGGGGCGGCGAGATCGTCGGCCACACCTCGGTGCGACGCGAACCATCACGGGACAAGGTGTCCGAAATGGAAAAGCTGTACGCAGAAATGGTGAAGGCAGAGGGTCGCTGAAATGACGTTGCAGTTCGCCATCAGTCCCGATGTGAACATTCAGAATGTCACGGACTGGTTCATTTTCAACACCAAGCTGCAGCGGATCACCGGAGAGGCCTTTCACCCGACCGCCTACACGGATTTCGCCGACCTTCACTCAGCCTTTGAAGAAAACAGGGCTGACCTCGTATATGCAAATGCAGCGGATACGGCATACCTGGTCCGGGAAAAAGGATACCTTCCCGTTGCCTGGGCCAGTGGGACGGCGAAGGAAGCCACGGTGGTGGTGTCGGCCGACAGCGAAATCCAGAAGGTCACGGATCTGACCTCCCCGCTGACCGCAGCGGCCACCGACGCCCCGGACGTCGAGAGGATCTGTCGCATTCTCCTGGAACCCGCAGACCTCGCATACCCGGATATCGAGGTCTCCCTCAGGCCGAATCCCGTGCTCGTCGCGA from Arachnia propionica encodes the following:
- a CDS encoding DNA-binding protein, coding for MATEENLAQQRQLYGEPLADITGRVRNSLNLTQAGLAQILGLSAPMMSQLLSGQRAKIGNPAVLGRLQALVELSRQAATLTATQRTERLKEIQEATPTISTSLNPAVRELHNAAPPEELLRLAEFTTSPELTRLLRIAARHG
- a CDS encoding TetR/AcrR family transcriptional regulator, translated to MGRPPKFSEDALLDAALVVVARDGKAATTADIAAAVGGGVGSLYYRFANREVLLLALWVRSIRRFQVDFLAAAGSSRDPGEALTAAAVAIPRYCREQPGEARALTLSRHEDVMARLETGDGELAACPDDLREAVRGLNDEVFAVMGELTRRRFGSLEPLELVRIAVQQTTYGLVRPFLGAGTGPMPAWLDDVVAAMVPAALAVADRPGWSKGHG
- a CDS encoding helix-turn-helix transcriptional regulator — protein: MPTSLPLDTETLRRVMGFREQMGRRIRERRLALGLSQESLAAAAGWGRHHLSRVELGQVSTAAERLITMAEALGCSIHELVPDLPDLEERTESDSESS
- a CDS encoding roadblock/LC7 domain-containing protein, which encodes MSRIEQIQQHLQRLVALTPDLEGALLVTLDGLPIASALAGGTDEDRVAAMGAAALATGTRTVSELKRGELEQVLVKGSDGYIVHIAAGPEAVLIGISNGYAKLGMILFEMKATAKDLARELA
- a CDS encoding VWA domain-containing protein, producing the protein MNRYHRLAAACGALLLVAVCGFLMSAVRGDDVAPKVLLMLDSSGSMEDVDPSGETKMDAAKNALVHAFDTASSDVEVGLRVYGADVDVNSTSGSCADSRLAHPVGALDKAVLTNAVNQFHPRGSSTPIVYALKEGAKDLGDSGKRRIILVSDGEETCSSDPCGEVRDLVADGVSPQIDIVGFGVGDKVRQQLSCMAEAGGGSYYDAKDADSLEASLQQLGSETVHGYTVADTAVRGEGTPADAPELEPGREQADGVAGDPGWAWSDQATASVDVKSLAFFGGGGAIVVLSGGAVASVLLRRRG
- a CDS encoding ImmA/IrrE family metallo-endopeptidase: MEGSRMAARAPINPVALKWARQVGQVSVSDLARALNVKPERIVDFEGGDALPTFRQLTLMAKKLDRALGFFFAPPPSVPDVPATADFRGRPGETLTSDLAKEMRRAEQHRNAMLELADRQVLRLPVGPIRWDNLASQAREFREELGLTQNYVPKSGPNASVFSDWRLLLETHGLLVLQTTGISLTSFRGFSLHHEHLPVIVVNGADSPAGKTFTLFHEVAHLINRTSGLCTLQDRVFEEALANNFAAEFLMPRDEFLTLARDYADVKAFIEELAAHFRVSTLAVAVRLRRFGLIDDASLEEVRMASDDAWERARETTKKKSGFVPQWKLRYRDLGSTFIGVVAGALEDGRVDLVDATYLLNARLPTVEQMLQEYYRTGGAR
- a CDS encoding protein kinase domain-containing protein encodes the protein MGEVFGGRYELIDLLGEGGMGAVWRARDLKLNRIVAAKVLRQSDASALLRFVREQGLRVNHPNVIAPLGWIGEDNQVLFTMRIVAGGSLATLIGDHGALPPRFAAEILRQLLAGLQAVHAAHLVHRDVKPANILLDATGSDRPHAYLTDFGIAVDLTGPRLTETGLVHGTPGYLAPELQNFGDVTPAVDMFAAGMVGAAMLTGARPRDLGIDSTTPTPEGIPESLWSLIRDLINPDAEARPCMTEALHRLETPELAWQDGAAEYVEVFHQLEPLDPTSPHTSSQGFEHSGTLLSPYVTSFPTPSSSQFPQRTPTTDRIPRPTPPTGQLQQAHPGYAQFRSPHTSTALQAQPSVTPLHTQSPQSLPMLAQAESPAPRRKGRGKRHTSDWVLFAASVVAFIAGVVLLVFWYVI
- a CDS encoding PhnD/SsuA/transferrin family substrate-binding protein; this translates as MTLQFAISPDVNIQNVTDWFIFNTKLQRITGEAFHPTAYTDFADLHSAFEENRADLVYANAADTAYLVREKGYLPVAWASGTAKEATVVVSADSEIQKVTDLTSPLTAAATDAPDVERICRILLEPADLAYPDIEVSLRPNPVLVAKAVMQGQVSVGFFPQNAYDELSSMVKMQLRELIRSRIYVVRSSLLASPGIAHLVEPIWKGLEQLSTDPATKDLLTALGAPQGWERLEREDTEFMIDLMDALAQEGSPSR
- a CDS encoding tyrosine-type recombinase/integrase, translated to MAVARLVLKLEALGQQEEAAKLRASAEAALGASFIDVLLAPKDSATPQGVLKPLGEAVESLIETRHKAGKLSGGTYPRYRGLLRNHIMPSALAKMPMDAISPKDIERFLDQLRAKKGKDGTLLLGTTPLTTIEGLLAQAFHKQLAEGKLVIDPMASIERTKKLSKAVGAQFAAREGAARFITLLMQEIPYKAYLTSFLLGFGLRTSERLAIRHCSIATALRHGKNRLPQPVITVDRQLAEDLSLQPLKKNSEPRRLPLPMVSAPHLDALYLRRAIHLVKLAEQAGTIGELRRKMEAHAQRWDRPNMGPSGAMFSPLFEQSTYLYASSKGGPLRRQNVNAAWKRLLEKYGDGEQVREHDLRHVCATELGRRNFPAVVISAITGHAVDRRNTLQAVYTHPSAGQKKEAMEFLGAIFGRPAEPPQEPLPDALADYAGMAPLWSLWRADRETDYALPRDATPHARAVHAMNQLWMPEAFRVEHLNEPINLASIWPLNQSSVEWHQKQGIDALNYFPRGK
- a CDS encoding recombinase family protein, translated to MAILGYARVSTSTQAREGYSLQDQKDRLKTAGATRVFDDALSGKDRQKPGLEALLGHLRPDDVVLLVKLDRLGRSLSDLSSLLREIEETGATLRTLDGLDTGTAQGRLLFGVLASIAEFEREMILERTAIGRARAAELGKTGGRPSVVNEALVRRAAELHGNPSLTAGEAARALGVSRATFYRLLRASGGKPNDCPFDSR
- a CDS encoding DUF6463 family protein, giving the protein MKSKKFPLVGWSLVLIGIIHNLFGVIAGWRLLVDATNAGLMGVWDTPPSRGLIFWFLVTGFALIAIGLLAAQLERSGVAIAWSFIVFFGLLTLTGVVLMPASGFWLLLFPVAASILRRTRHYPQENTQP
- a CDS encoding PAS domain-containing protein, which codes for MTCPGRAMRWTYYDGSSRQVVVTDVETRFPTGELIVSQTDRDGVITTCNEAFVIMSGFPKEELIGAPHSILRHPDMPKAAYADLWSTVQQGKRWSGYVKNLRADGGYYWVYATVIPKVRGGEIVGHTSVRREPSRDKVSEMEKLYAEMVKAEGR